From one Trifolium pratense cultivar HEN17-A07 linkage group LG1, ARS_RC_1.1, whole genome shotgun sequence genomic stretch:
- the LOC123903583 gene encoding uncharacterized protein LOC123903583 has product MANQPKNENQEAPSSAPLIQQTGEDQLVSSTSAVGFINSMEQRYQKIKEHAETYPYVWASYIVVYGGFGLWTAYRWRKLRRTEDSVRTLQERLRKLVEAEKSGDSAKVVEKGSTSSEKLSK; this is encoded by the coding sequence ATGGCAAATcaaccaaaaaatgaaaatcaggAAGCACCAAGTTCTGCACCACTTATCCAGCAAACTGGTGAGGATCAACTAGTCAGTAGTACTTCTGCTGTGGGCTTTATAAATTCAATGGAACAGCGCTATCAAAAAATCAAAGAGCATGCAGAAACTTATCCATATGTATGGGCTTCCTATATTGTTGTATATGGTGGCTTTGGTCTCTGGACTGCCTATAGATGGAGAAAGCTTCGTAGGACAGAGGACAGTGTACGCACGCTTCAAGAAAGACTACGTAAGCTTGTTGAAGCTGAAAAATCTGGTGATTCGGCCAAAGTGGTTGAAAAGGGTTCCACATCTTCTGAGAAGCTTTCCAAATAG